The following proteins are encoded in a genomic region of Microcoleus sp. AS-A8:
- a CDS encoding BamA/TamA family outer membrane protein, with product MLNRIVLLSTLALLAAGELTNQAIANPNLPNSTAKPTASNYVVPVEASPASQSAVAIASPEASVTPVFSQSNPATTSKTVAVPTASASPQPAKTSVSASNQASTKPTNAVAQSTNGNDLAVTATDVEVKGATEELQQLVLNTIGTRSGGSTNQSQLEKDVAAILNTGYFANARVSKTVNREGWNVVFQVEPVVVRSLQLSGNQVLTSDVANTIFQSQLGQPVSPTALRQGFEQLSQWYKDNGYVLAQVATIQPNRNGVLAVDVAEGMVGDINFRFLDKEGKPTQGRTKEDFLKRELKLKSGEVFRVDVARQDLQQLYKLGLFDNANVSLNGDARQVDVTYDLIERSARGVNVGGGYSPSSGLFGTINYKDQNFGGVNKQLGLNAQIGAKDFQFDGNFTSPYQASNPDMPGYSVNGFRRRGISQTFDDDFQNQTNEAGNYEQPREGQIGGGISLNKPVGEWDASLGLNYTRTSIRDRNGNIISTDSFGNPVSFSGTGVDDLLAVTAGVTRDERNNPYNPTQGSLLSLTTQQSIPVGSGNILMNRVQANYSQYTPVNILGTKDPQVLAFNVQGGTTIGDLPPYMAYNLGGINSVRGYGTGDVASGRSFVLASAEYRIPVFNPVGAVLFADFGSDLGSGSSVLGEPGVVRGKPGTGFGYGAGVRVNSPVGIIRADYAFTDKGDSRLQFGLGQRF from the coding sequence ATGCTAAACAGAATCGTTTTACTTTCTACATTAGCGCTCCTCGCGGCTGGGGAGTTAACCAACCAAGCGATCGCCAATCCAAACCTCCCGAATTCGACGGCGAAACCGACGGCGAGTAACTATGTCGTTCCTGTTGAGGCGTCCCCAGCATCCCAGTCAGCGGTGGCAATTGCTTCACCAGAAGCGTCTGTAACACCTGTATTTTCCCAGTCCAACCCAGCCACTACCAGTAAAACGGTGGCGGTTCCCACTGCATCCGCCTCTCCTCAGCCAGCGAAAACATCGGTTAGCGCCAGCAATCAGGCATCAACAAAACCTACTAACGCTGTTGCCCAGTCCACCAATGGCAACGATCTCGCCGTCACTGCCACCGATGTTGAGGTTAAGGGTGCTACGGAAGAATTACAGCAATTGGTTTTGAACACCATTGGCACTCGTTCCGGCGGTTCAACCAATCAAAGCCAGTTGGAAAAAGATGTCGCGGCCATTCTCAATACAGGTTACTTTGCCAACGCTCGTGTGAGCAAAACCGTTAACCGAGAGGGGTGGAATGTCGTCTTTCAGGTAGAACCGGTTGTAGTGCGATCGCTCCAACTCTCCGGTAACCAGGTTCTCACCTCAGACGTTGCCAACACCATTTTCCAATCTCAACTCGGACAACCGGTCAGTCCCACTGCCCTGCGCCAAGGCTTTGAACAGTTAAGTCAATGGTATAAAGACAACGGTTATGTCTTGGCACAAGTCGCCACCATCCAACCCAACCGCAACGGGGTTCTGGCTGTTGATGTGGCTGAAGGCATGGTTGGCGACATTAACTTCCGCTTCTTGGATAAAGAGGGTAAGCCGACTCAGGGGCGTACTAAGGAAGATTTCCTCAAGCGTGAGTTGAAACTCAAATCCGGTGAAGTCTTCCGTGTGGATGTAGCGCGGCAGGACTTGCAGCAACTGTACAAATTGGGACTATTCGATAATGCCAACGTCTCCCTGAACGGCGATGCTAGACAAGTCGATGTGACTTACGACCTGATCGAACGATCTGCCCGTGGCGTCAATGTGGGCGGTGGCTACAGCCCCAGCTCTGGTTTGTTCGGTACGATTAACTACAAAGACCAGAATTTTGGCGGCGTGAACAAACAGCTAGGGCTGAATGCCCAGATTGGGGCTAAAGACTTCCAGTTTGACGGCAATTTCACTAGCCCGTATCAGGCGAGCAACCCTGATATGCCGGGATATAGCGTCAATGGTTTTAGGCGTCGTGGTATATCCCAGACGTTCGATGATGATTTCCAAAACCAAACGAATGAAGCAGGGAATTATGAGCAACCCCGCGAAGGACAGATTGGCGGTGGCATCTCGTTGAACAAACCGGTGGGAGAGTGGGATGCCTCGTTGGGTTTAAACTACACCCGCACCAGCATTCGCGATCGCAATGGCAATATTATCTCCACAGATTCCTTCGGTAATCCCGTTTCCTTCAGCGGGACTGGTGTTGATGACTTGCTAGCGGTAACGGCTGGAGTTACTAGAGATGAACGGAACAATCCCTATAATCCCACCCAAGGTTCCCTCCTCAGCTTGACGACTCAACAGTCAATCCCGGTGGGGAGCGGCAATATCTTGATGAACCGAGTTCAGGCCAATTATTCCCAATACACGCCCGTTAATATATTGGGTACGAAAGACCCGCAAGTGCTAGCCTTTAACGTCCAAGGTGGAACAACCATTGGCGATTTGCCTCCATACATGGCCTACAACCTGGGGGGTATCAATTCGGTGCGAGGTTATGGTACGGGTGACGTAGCCAGTGGTCGCAGCTTTGTGTTGGCCTCGGCGGAGTATCGCATCCCTGTTTTCAACCCAGTCGGTGCCGTCTTGTTTGCCGACTTTGGTTCTGACTTAGGTTCAGGTAGCAGTGTACTCGGTGAGCCAGGAGTCGTGCGCGGTAAGCCGGGAACAGGCTTTGGTTACGGTGCTGGTGTGCGGGTCAACTCCCCCGTGGGCATCATTCGCGCCGACTACGCCTTTACGGATAAAGGTGATAGCCGACTTCAGTTTGGTTTGGGTCAGCGGTTCTAA
- a CDS encoding Uma2 family endonuclease, producing MVRLPAQSDPPLSPRQTLPTMYDLPSENPEEPGLPDEFHFLQPLLLFLTFGPANWSAEQVFAACDLNLYYDVTHPNWYKRPDWFGVVGVSRLYEERDLRLSYVVWQERVNPFVVVELLSPGTEEEDFGRTVQKSGNPPTKWQVYEQILRIPYYFIFSRYTNELRAFHLVGGHYELMTLTDGRLLVPELELSLGLWQGSFREINRLWLRWFTAEGELILTPDEKATTAQQRAESAEQRADRLAARLRELGVNPDELE from the coding sequence ATGGTTCGCCTTCCTGCTCAATCCGATCCGCCGCTCTCACCCCGGCAAACATTGCCGACGATGTATGATTTACCGAGCGAGAACCCGGAGGAACCCGGATTGCCTGACGAGTTTCATTTCTTGCAACCTCTGCTGCTGTTTTTAACGTTTGGGCCTGCGAATTGGAGTGCGGAGCAGGTTTTTGCCGCTTGTGACTTGAATCTCTACTACGATGTCACTCATCCCAACTGGTACAAGCGCCCAGATTGGTTTGGGGTTGTGGGTGTGTCTCGGTTGTATGAAGAGCGAGACTTGCGGTTGAGTTATGTGGTTTGGCAGGAACGGGTCAATCCGTTTGTGGTGGTAGAGTTATTGTCTCCTGGTACGGAGGAAGAAGATTTCGGTCGGACTGTGCAAAAATCCGGGAATCCACCAACGAAGTGGCAGGTTTATGAGCAGATTTTGCGGATTCCCTATTACTTTATTTTTAGCCGTTATACCAACGAACTCCGAGCATTTCATCTGGTTGGCGGTCACTATGAACTGATGACTCTAACGGATGGACGCTTGTTGGTTCCGGAGTTGGAGTTAAGTTTGGGGTTGTGGCAAGGGAGTTTTCGTGAAATTAATCGATTGTGGTTGCGCTGGTTTACTGCTGAGGGAGAGTTGATTTTAACTCCCGATGAAAAAGCGACGACTGCACAGCAACGAGCAGAGTCAGCAGAACAACGAGCAGATCGACTAGCGGCGCGATTGCGAGAATTAGGGGTTAATCCAGACGAGTTGGAGTAA